A genomic window from Leishmania donovani BPK282A1 complete genome, chromosome 16 includes:
- a CDS encoding histone acetyltransferase-like protein, giving the protein MSSDSDTEGEAPSATQSPVDWNRIEHKLANLPTLERLLQESDPNDFSDADVEEASRFVRDIVATAPQCNTDIEKAQRQLQRKYRRVFKKSLLLAGYKHLLRESMAAANGVNILAQPHQENCGSSGALTAAVLPDMEDAVSPPAPSASGTLPSPSLKTPVVCPVLERYLVFKAPRSQSGVLVVTVFTSAYPDGQNFSCGWNCYYCPNEPGQPRSYLLNEPGVRRANRLEFDPYRQFEERVRSLVAIGHPADKVELLVLGGTWESYPRPYRERFIRDLFYAANTMFDPPHAPRRPPLDLLQEQLLNESAQCKIIGVTLETRPDTINPDMLVELRRFGCTRVQLGVQHTDDGILTLVNRQSTREDTANAIKLLKDSCFKVDIHLMPDLPGASPAVDKAMFDDVLDSPYLQADQWKIYPCQTTPFSVIEQWYKDGKYTPYGLENLIDVLLYAKARVHPWIRINRVIRDIPVDYVLAGVEVANLRQLLAHKLRERGGRCRCIRCREIKGDKEVTEKLKSATLQERRYEASEGTEVFLSVEMPTDDATILGFLRLRLNIRNWETPFAELLPCALIRELHVYGNLLPTYVEEAGRLHTPAAQHSGIGQRLLHRAEAIAREEGYSQIAVISGVGVRGYYKRRGYRLLAAHRGGFLVKNLDMGDALTGAPTTDPKAEPLEFSLERDEALLRRVAANRTTSVSPIPGGAPSLGVATLAAVRTQAVAWYGQLRTSVAQWWSARKRCREEETEWPQRSDAEGRAEAAARTL; this is encoded by the coding sequence ATGTCCTCTGATAGCGACACGGAGGGCGAGgcaccgtcggcgacgcAGTCGCCTGTGGACTGGAACCGGATCGAGCACAAGTTGGCTAATCTGCCGACGCTGGAGCGGCTTCTGCAGGAGTCGGATCCAAACGACTTCTCCGACGCggatgtggaggaggcgtcgcGATTTGTGCGCGATATCGTAGCGACTGCCCCGCAGTGCAACACAGACATCGAGAAGGCTCAGCGTCAACTTCAAAGGAAGTACCGTCGCGTGTTCAAGAAGTCACTGCTACTCGCGGGGTAcaagcacctgctgcgcgagtCTATGGCAGCGGCGAATGGCGTCAACATACTTGCACAGCCACACCAGGAGAACTGTGGCTCTTCTGGTGCactcactgctgctgttctccCGGACATGGAGGACGCCGTATCACCGCCGGCCCCGTCTGCGTCTGGGACTTTGCCGTCCCCCAGTCTGAAGACGCCTGTGGTGTGTCCAGTGCTGGAGCGCTACCTCGTGTTCAAGGCTCCGCGTAGTCAGTCCGGCGTGCTGGTCGTTACTGTGTTCACCTCCGCTTACCCGGACGGGCAGAACTTCAGCTGCGGGTGGAACTGTTATTACTGCCCCAACGAGCCGGGTCAGCCGCGCAGCTACTTGCTGAACGAGCCCGGCGTGCGGCGGGCGAATCGCCTCGAGTTTGACCCGTACCGCCAGTTCGAAGAGCGCGTCCGCTCTCTCGTGGCGATCGGCCACCCCGCCGATAAAGTCGAGCTGCTGGTGTTGGGCGGCACCTGGGAGAGCTACCCGCGCCCGTATCGCGAGCGCTTCATCCGCGACCTCTTCTACGCGGCCAACACCATGTTTGATCCTCCGCACGCTCCGCGACGGCCACCGCTGGACCTGCtccaggagcagctgctgaatgAGTCCGCGCAGTGCAAGATCATTGGAGTGACGCTGGAGACGCGGCCGGACACTATCAACCCAGATATGCTCGTGGAGCTGCGTCGGTTCGGCTGCACTCGCGTGCAGCTCGGCGTGCAGCACACGGACGACGGCATTCTCACCCTTGTAAATCGCCAGTCTACCCGCGAGGACACCGCCAATGCCATCAAGCTGTTGAAGGACAGCTGCTTCAAGGTGGACATCCATCTCATGCCTGACCTGCCCGGGGCAAGCCCCGCCGTCGATAAGGCCATGTTCGATGACGTACTCGACTCCCCGTATCTTCAGGCGGACCAGTGGAAGATCTACCCATGCCAAACAACGCCGTTCTCTGTAATTGAACAGTGGTACAAGGACGGCAAGTACACGCCCTACGGCCTGGAGAACTTGATCGACGTGCTGCTCTATGCGaaggcgcgcgtgcacccGTGGATCCGCATCAACCGCGTCATCCGCGACATTCCTGTGGACTACGTCCTTGCTGGCGTCGAGGTGGCAAACCTGCGCCAACTGCTCGCCCACAAGTTGCGAGAGCGCGGGgggcgatgccgctgcatcCGGTGCCGTGAAATCAAGGGGGACAAAGAAGTCACGGAGAAGCTGAAGTCGGCCACcctgcaggagcggcgcTACGAGGCAAGCGAGGGGACGGAGGTGTTTCTATCGGTCGAGATGCCGACGGACGACGCGACCATCTTAGGCTTCCTGCGCCTGCGACTGAACATCCGCAACTGGGAGACACCGTTCGCGGAGCTCCTGCCGTGCGCGCTGATTCGCGAGCTGCACGTGTACGGCAATCTCCTGCCCACCtacgtggaggaggcgggccGCTTGCATACACCCGCAGCCCAACACAGCGGCATTGGCcagcgccttcttcaccGAGCCGAGGCGATCGCCAGGGAGGAAGGGTACAGCCAAATCGCCGTCATCAGCGGCGTAGGCGTCCGCGGGTATTACAAGCGCCGTGGCTACCGACTCCTGGCCGCCCACCGTGGCGGCTTTCTCGTGAAGAACCTTGACATGGGCGATGCGTTGACTGGCGCGCCGACAACCGACCCCAAGGCTGAACCGCTCGAATTTTCTCTTGAGCGCGATGAGGCGTTGCTGCGGCGGGTGGCGGCAAATCGCACGACATCAGTCTCACCGATACCGGGTGGGGCACCGTCCCTCGGCGTAGCCACACTCGCTGCAGTGCGGACGCAGGCGGTTGCATGGTACGGCCAGCTGCGCACCAGCGTTGCGCAGTGGTGGTCAGCGCGAAAACGGTGCCGCGAGGAGGAAACCGAgtggccgcagcggagcGACGCGGAGGGACgtgctgaagcagcggcgcgcactcTGTAA
- a CDS encoding protein tyrosine phosphatase-like protein, with protein sequence MEVNATLIDCCDPQRPSRVLFHFLILDAPSPSNLPTYIKELQHRGVRHLVRVCGPTYDATLVKSRGIEVHSWPFDDGAPPTRAVLDSWLKLLDTELARQQEDPSVPPPTIGVHCVAGLGRAPILVALALVEYGNVSALDAIALIREKRRGAINQTQMHWITKYKRRHQGGGCVIM encoded by the coding sequence ATGGAGGTGAACGCTACGCTGATCGACTGCTGCGACCCGCAGAGGCCGTCGAGGGTGCTCTTTCACTTTCTCATCCTCGACGCGCCGTCCCCAAGCAACCTCCCGACATACAtcaaggagctgcagcaccgcggcgtGCGGCACTTGGTGCGGGTATGCGGCCCGACCTACGACGCCACCCTCGTCAAGAGCAGGGGCATTGAGGTCCACAGCTGGCCattcgacgacggcgcgccgccgacgcgcgcgGTCCTTGACAGCTGGCTGAAGCTGCTCGACACGGAGCTTGCGCGTCAGCAGGAGGACCCATCCGTGCCCCCGCCGACCATCGGCGTGCACTGCGTGGCGGGCCTGGGCCGCGCACCAATcttggtggcgctggcgctggtggagTACGGCAACGTATCTGCACTAGACGCCATCGCACTGATCCGCGAGAAGCGCAGGGGTGCCATCAATCAGACACAGATGCACTGGATCACCAAGTACAAGCGTCGTCACCAGGGTGGGGGCTGCGTGATCATGTAG
- a CDS encoding protein tyrosine phosphatase-likie protein: protein MDINGTIVDCKRNGTDEVIFRFLILDAPSPSSLPTYVKLLQRQNVHHLVRACGPTYNAELVEKNGIQVHGWTFDDGAPPTRAVIDSWLDLLSLEVGKTPPETIAVHCVAGLGRAPILVALALVEYGNMAPLDAVGYVRERRKGAINQVQLNWLMRYRPRHHQASDRSLACTNCAIM from the coding sequence ATGGACATCAACGGCACCATTGTGGACTGCAAGCGCAACGGCACTGACGAGGTCATTTTCCGCTTCCTCATCCTTGACGCACCGAGCCCGAGCAGCCTGCCCACCTACGTgaagctcctgcagcggcaaAATGTGCACCACCTCGTCCGTGCCTGCGGCCCCACCTACAATGCCGAGCTGGTGGAAAAGAACGGCATCCAGGTGCATGGGTGGACCTTCGACGACGGAGCGCCGCCAACGCGGGCGGTGATTGACAGTTGGCTCGACTTGCTATCTCTGGAGGTCGGCAAGACGCCGCCGGAGACTATCGCGGTCCATTGCGTGGCGGGTCTAGGACGGGCACCGATCTTGGTTGCGTTGGCACTGGTGGAGTACGGCAACATGGCTCCGCTGGACGCCGTGGGCTATGTTCGAGAGCGGCGGAAGGGTGCCATCAACCAGGTACAGCTGAATTGGCTCATGCGATACAGGCCGCGCCATCACCAGGCGAGTGATCGTTCTCTTGCCTGTACCAACTGCGCTATCATGTGA
- a CDS encoding mitochondrial ornithine transporter 1-like protein: MTDAIIHLTAGTVAGMTGVLLDYPLDTVKTRMQVSRCAKLPCRYSPTAVTAATSLSAAAPATYWQCASQLYRRGGIRSFYCGLSVPLAAQGAETAVVFSVYNVSLQHFLRKEQLQRQEQERARLSGCRGDHKARSHRHQHMHGKHEHPQQQPHVSVWSSPAHWKASACAGLAVSLILTPVEMLKCNMQMESARPCWRRRHTTARGLARHLVATHGLRGLYTGVIGTVTRAVLGNMAYFVSYEQCREWLAQKFASSLRDGEAAPIWHSMLAGGISGCCYWSVAYPADVAKTKMQVCPTARQQGFTRTLASLYRSGGVEALFRGWGVTVVRAFLSSSIVFTTHEHSSSTLRELSSVYRVLAGDSAAASASSAACEPEEELISHRY; the protein is encoded by the coding sequence ATGACGGACGCTATCATCCACCTCACCGCGGGCACCGTGGCGGGTATGACCGGCGTTCTCCTCGACTACCCGCTTGATACCGTAAAGACGCGCATGCAAGTGAGCAGGTGCGCAAAGTTGCCCTGCCGCTACAGTCCCACGGCGGTCACGGCAGCGACCAGCctgagcgctgccgccccggCGACGTACTGGCAGTGCGCCTCCCAGCTCTATCGGCGCGGCGGTATTCGATCATTTTACTGCGGCCTGAGTGTGCCGCTGGCAGCCCAGGGCGCCGAGACCGCCGTTGTCTTCTCGGTCTACAACGTATCTCTGCAGCACTTTCTGCGCAAGGAGCAGCTACAGCGCCAGGAGCAAGAGCGGGCAAGGCTGTCAGGGTGTCGGGGTGATCACAAGGCACGATCCCATCGGCATCAGCACATGCACGGCAAACATGAGCacccccagcagcagccgcatgtgtctgtgtggagCTCGCCGGCGCACTGGAAagcctctgcgtgtgcgggtcTCGCCGTGTCACTCATCTTGACGCCGGTAGAAATGCTCAAGTGCAACATGCAGATGGAGAGCGCCAggccgtgctggaggcgtCGCCATACGACGGCGCGCGGCCTCGCTCGTCATCTGGTGGCGACGCACGGTTTGCGTGGTCTCTACACCGGGGTGATCGGCACTGTGACGCGTGCTGTGCTCGGCAACATGGCGTATTTTGTGTCCTATGAGCAGTGCCGGGAGTGGCTGGCGCAGAAGTTTGCCTCATCGCTGCGCGAtggcgaagctgcgccgATTTGGCACTCCATGCTCGCCGGCGGGATCAGTGGGTGCTGCTACTGGAGCGTCGCCTATCCGGCCGACGTGGCAAAGACGAAAATGCAGGTCTGTCCGACAGCGCGACAGCAAGGCTTTACGAGGACGCTTGCTAGCTTGTACCGCAGCGGAGGAGTGGAGGCGCTGTTTCGAGGCTGGGGTGTCACGGTGGTGCGAGCATTCTTGTCGAGCAGCATCGTCTTCACCACCCacgagcacagcagcagcaccttgcGGGAGCTCTCTTCCGTGTATCGCGTGCTTGCGGGTGACagtgccgcggcgtcggcatcgAGCGCCGCCTGTGAGCCGGAAGAGGAGCTGATTTCTCACCGCTACTGA